One genomic region from Epinephelus fuscoguttatus linkage group LG6, E.fuscoguttatus.final_Chr_v1 encodes:
- the LOC125889836 gene encoding arrestin domain-containing protein 3-like: MPSIQSFTMTYDALNEEGTFSEGDTITGKITLVLFKATTVESLFVKAKGDADVRWTKKSGDHTRTYSSHRRYFKLKQFLIPENSQETVVPRGTHVYNFVFNIPQGSMPSSFKGTHGKIVYKLEAKLSRSWKMDRTVEKDIRFVSKSFPNLPALMSRQVGSKKKEMGLFSSGYVIMDVIVDKKAYAPGETMVIVAKINNSSSTEMTPKFRLGQDVVYRANGSTKHEGNVIHKLADQLIPSRTQKDIRCTVKIPGDLMPSIQNCESISVEYHLKVYLDISFAFDPEIIFPLVIIPKDLAPGPQPHEAAGPYPAGAVGGPSYSDFPPSAVSMGPYPTSPHSGSYRNPRAQRNSTPPPVYPGNPPVYAGSPGMYPAHPTHMSGGYNNPVRQRPSPYGSPFSSPVLHPPPTAPAFQPSPSAPPFQPPPSAPQLHPFPPPPPFQTSPTAPTYNPLPSAPMMNTDFLSQSDEAPPAYSLLFPSSAPDEPDAK; the protein is encoded by the exons ATGCCTTCAATCCAAAGCTTCACGATGACCTATGACGCGCTGAATGAGGAGGGGACGTTCTCGGAGGGAGACACTATTACTGGGAAAATAACACTGGTCCTATTTAAGGCCACCACTGTTGAGAGCCTGTTTGTTAAAGCGAAAGGAGACGCTGACGTACGTTGGACGAAAAAGAGCGGCGATCACACCAGGACGTACTCTTCACACAGGAGATACTTTAAACTGAAGCAGTTTCTAATCCCAGAGAACTCTCAGG AGACTGTGGTTCCCAGAGGAACCCATGTCTATAACTTTGTCTTCAACATACCACAAGG AAGCATGCCATCATCCTTCAAGGGGACTCATGGAAAGATTGTCTACAAGCTGGAAGCCAAGCTGTCCAGGAGTTGGAAGATGGACCGCACTGTAGAAAAGGACATCCGTTTTGTCTCCAAGTCCTTTCCAAACCTTCCTGCTCTAATG TCACGTCAAGTTGGTtcaaagaagaaggagatgggGCTTTTCTCAAGTGGATATGTTATCATGGATGTCATCGTTGACAAGAAGGCCTATGCTCCAG GTGAAACAATGGTGATTGTTGCAAAGATCAACAATTCCTCATCCACTGAGATGACACCCAAATTCAGATTAGGCCAGGATGTGGTGTACCGTGCCAACGGCAGTACCAAACATGAGGGCAACGTTATCCACAAACTGGCTGACCAACTTATTCCATCTCGAACACAAAAGGATATCAGGTGTACAGTGAAGATTCCTGGTGATCTGATGCCATCAATCCAGAATTGTGAAAGTATCTCAGTGGAGTACCATTTAAAG GTATATCTGGACATCAGCTTTGCTTTTGATCCAGAGATCATTTTCCCATTGGTCATTATTCCAAAAGACCTCGCTCCTGGCCCTCAGCCTCATGAGGCTGCAGGTCCATATCCTGCTGGGGCTGTTGGGGGTCCGAGCTACAGCGACTTCCCTCCTTCTGCAGTGTCCATGGGTCCTTATCCAACATCCCCACACTCAGGGAGTTATAGAAACCCAAGAGCCCAAAGGAATTCAACACCACCACCTGTGTACCCAGGTAACCCACCTGTGTATGCTGGTTCACCAGGCATGTATCCTGCTCATCCAACACACATGAGTGGGGGCTACAATAACCCAGTGCGACAGCGGCCTTCTCCATATGGATCTCCATTTTCATCTCCTGTACTTCACCCTCCACCCACTGCCCCAGCATTTCAACCATCCCCATCTGCCCCACCATTTCAACCACCCCCATCTGCCCCACAGCTCCACCcattccctcctcctccacccttcCAGACATCCCCAACTGCTCCTACATACAACCCACTGCCTTCTGCACCAATGATGAACACAGATTTCCTGTCACAATCGGATGAGGCTCCTCCAGCATATTCGCTCCTTTTCCCATCTTCTGCTCCTGACGAACCTGATGCAAAATAG